The proteins below come from a single Leptolyngbya iicbica LK genomic window:
- a CDS encoding ABC transporter ATP-binding protein — MSASAPSFVAPPTAPTAAVVETYQLTKTYRTGFWLNQMVTPLRQCDLAVQPGETFGLLGPNGAGKTTLLKLLLGIVRPTSGRGTLLGHPLGDRGVKHRIGYLPENPYFYDYLTGEELLAYTAGLFGLSATQRRQRIAELLDMVGLDAKAIAKKPLKKYSKGMLQRVGLAQALINDPEVVFLDEPMSGLDPMGRFRVREVILALKAKGKTIFFNSHVLADVETICDRVALLDQGELLCAGTLDELLGQSNQYQVSGRGGNLNILQQWITQLQFEQGLWHGTLNGAPHDFMSSLRGMGGTLVTMQLARPTLEDFFIERINQRREA, encoded by the coding sequence ATGAGTGCTTCAGCTCCCAGCTTTGTTGCCCCCCCCACGGCCCCCACCGCCGCCGTGGTCGAGACGTATCAGCTCACCAAGACCTATCGCACCGGGTTTTGGCTCAACCAGATGGTGACGCCCCTCAGACAATGCGACCTGGCGGTGCAACCGGGGGAAACCTTTGGCCTGTTAGGGCCGAACGGAGCCGGCAAAACCACTCTGCTCAAACTGTTGCTCGGTATTGTGCGGCCCACCAGCGGTCGCGGCACGTTGTTGGGCCATCCCCTCGGCGATCGCGGCGTCAAACATCGCATTGGCTACCTGCCCGAAAATCCCTACTTTTATGACTATCTTACGGGAGAAGAGCTGTTAGCGTATACCGCTGGCTTGTTTGGGTTGTCAGCCACTCAGCGGCGGCAGCGCATCGCGGAACTGTTGGACATGGTGGGCCTGGATGCTAAAGCGATCGCCAAAAAGCCGCTCAAAAAATATTCCAAAGGCATGTTGCAGCGGGTAGGGTTAGCGCAAGCGCTGATCAATGACCCCGAGGTGGTGTTTTTAGATGAGCCGATGTCGGGGCTTGACCCCATGGGACGCTTTCGGGTGCGGGAGGTGATTTTGGCCCTCAAAGCTAAGGGCAAGACCATCTTCTTTAACAGTCATGTCTTGGCCGATGTGGAGACGATCTGCGATCGCGTGGCCTTGCTCGATCAGGGTGAGCTGCTCTGCGCAGGCACGCTGGATGAACTGCTGGGTCAGTCGAACCAGTATCAAGTTTCGGGGCGCGGCGGCAATCTCAACATCTTGCAGCAGTGGATCACGCAGCTGCAATTTGAGCAAGGACTATGGCACGGCACCCTCAACGGTGCCCCCCATGACTTTATGTCCAGTCTGCGGGGGATGGGCGGCACATTGGTCACCATGCAGCTCGCACGCCCGACGTTAGAAGACTTCTTTATTGAACGCATCAATCAGCGTCGCGAGGCTTAA
- a CDS encoding DUF3177 family protein, producing MLTLPTLLAATEPAEMWSLEKFVWADYRIAVLFTVFLPLILLIWAFVQKNESIQRLLTIYWRVASLLMITVYLMIGGLTFSFLTGLMARILIPLSLWFWEDLNEEIREQPNSLLRFAFVAWRWAVSVYSLAGAVFFAFYISCAFSRAQFAGAACQTWLQPPLLYKEILHGGYTNGFLAFFGVVGLLIYLLVLGYFVFVRLGRQGRSAIN from the coding sequence ATGCTGACTCTGCCCACCTTACTGGCTGCTACTGAACCCGCTGAAATGTGGTCTTTAGAGAAATTCGTTTGGGCAGACTATCGGATTGCAGTGCTCTTCACGGTGTTCTTGCCCCTCATTCTGCTGATCTGGGCCTTCGTGCAAAAAAATGAAAGCATCCAGCGGTTGCTGACGATCTACTGGCGGGTGGCGAGTTTGCTGATGATCACGGTGTATCTGATGATTGGTGGCCTGACTTTCAGCTTTCTCACGGGCCTGATGGCACGCATTCTCATTCCCCTCAGTTTATGGTTTTGGGAAGACCTCAACGAAGAGATTCGTGAGCAACCGAACTCCTTGCTACGCTTTGCCTTTGTGGCTTGGCGCTGGGCCGTCAGCGTCTACAGTTTGGCAGGAGCCGTGTTTTTCGCGTTTTATATTTCCTGTGCGTTTTCGCGCGCTCAATTTGCGGGGGCCGCTTGTCAAACTTGGTTGCAGCCTCCCTTGCTCTATAAAGAGATTCTCCATGGTGGCTATACCAATGGGTTTCTCGCATTCTTTGGGGTCGTCGGTCTGCTGATTTATCTGCTGGTGCTGGGTTACTTTGTCTTTGTGCGGCTCGGACGTCAGGGCCGTTCAGCGATCAACTAA
- the rpmF gene encoding 50S ribosomal protein L32, whose protein sequence is MAVPKKKTSKGRRDQRKAHWKRTAALQAQKALSQGKSVLTGRSKGFVYPTDDEGEDDEE, encoded by the coding sequence ATGGCGGTTCCCAAGAAGAAAACCTCGAAGGGTCGGCGGGATCAGCGCAAAGCGCATTGGAAGCGTACAGCAGCGCTGCAAGCACAAAAAGCGCTCTCCCAAGGTAAGTCTGTGCTCACAGGTCGTTCCAAAGGTTTTGTCTATCCCACTGATGATGAGGGTGAAGACGACGAAGAGTAG
- a CDS encoding DUF7734 family protein, with amino-acid sequence MLPIQRLEQYTFRFPDEVLMVNAQVDGDEDFVVVFRGFSSSLVKPTAADPEVPVLSEAAIIDTIDRLQSPYTPDNPQYLERDIPWADFSDRLTQLGL; translated from the coding sequence ATGCTGCCTATTCAACGACTCGAACAGTACACCTTTCGCTTTCCTGACGAAGTGTTGATGGTCAACGCCCAGGTGGATGGCGACGAAGATTTTGTGGTGGTGTTTCGCGGCTTCTCCAGCTCGTTAGTGAAGCCGACAGCAGCTGATCCGGAAGTTCCCGTTTTGTCTGAGGCGGCGATCATTGACACCATCGATCGCCTACAAAGTCCCTACACCCCCGACAATCCGCAGTATCTGGAACGCGACATTCCCTGGGCTGACTTTAGCGATCGCCTGACCCAACTCGGTTTATGA
- the hpsA gene encoding hormogonium polysaccharide biosynthesis protein HpsA, which translates to MMPNRHTSRKSSRAQRLFKQFMKGVFRSLWWFSGRRHRSTARAGFVFPTTLLLLLMVTLTATALTYRTFSRSSQVITQRQQQVVYNAATPAIDRARAKIEFLFQQDNRIPSGVPPSDRLSDMLLPEGSRVLLNEDEDPPVPLVANLSAVDGDPLEDPYTLPGEDRLDINRDGTLDNAWIFDSGQDVDGDGINEKVIYSLILDDQGPGATPFDDDDAVFMTDADDAAKAEALVTRTGPLATTEATPLCKAAIAEGGWQIVSAGDNANLQKNFQVNALVVPSRGRTQSIETLEFQQSRIAARANKWGAWFRYDLELHPGQPFNWNGAMHADGNIVLNGRIEPFMVSSEKSCVYSQESSEITLGEFNNDGVDGILVGDPNAAEAGTLGDFQGQAIIASTRDNAYTGASIPVHIFSTDDDPPNRQNLTQNNDSVNGGLPSEVAMNPLILFAQDQESHVDPTTWTRPGAWENSNFVNGARIINDSVSRPFVDDFFRADDRWGPKPRYDATDPTLDITTLPNISIGDDIEDTTNTDYDAATDARLTNSVDGLDGYWERQAVRTGMRIVVGQRLELGNANGWGYDPTPEYAAYTLPAASVGDPLYPPKDLDYTANTRIGGPNEQLHRKSLRDNLAAVQGMVVYHYQINDGRFPAACMAATAHPGTEQTIINSRTFNNYPVSGELKADFFTGNGTNGLEFGFPADYDTEDEFKTQLDEDDPLGKALRNWAYFAGDPLGGAPSFSPVQETTTTEEVDDPDSTDPADTITVTNYGQVHPAPYMSMWGDASNLRRIFDDYLDNTTTTFTYDDLSVADKTTLHSAACTISLLAYNVDTAIAEYESVAGENLTDVGEQFWKFINPGSPDDLSDLVGATYDTFPATHPLYPNEPIILTPGIPERDDWVDPNHTGTTGNTCIDVADTDSEDFEEGCDERDYYDQFTPEDFIRAYIAKNSNNATRLATALTDVQKIQSFIGGYQILRDRALGFVRGPIPSGLGLEPGDQVQWDANESVTLPGDAAQTRDKKYSSTCDPDIFTGIGGSGVGKATKKIGLAVAFCSTKLDTKYPSLYYLFPLVDHGHGGANSGGFDHTQPAGAEEYIDNEYVRDTNDGADRYKIIDTGTPASGADPEVPAVPQDVSDIAAAPVDVVGNWVLPIDTTVQTELNDPDAQPFRISLGAIGYDVPFLDKGMFDGRELLNIRVLDIDLEALIGNTTDGGDYWLSADITNRAEGVVYAFREDAVREDEIVRAQASGVTFTDCMEADTGEDLIFALEREPACLMNFAEEAQDPPLTDEGISLKPVDFIPDGDRRSYGFRLRTLSGDPADFSGGDPDADDARRVGMTFVTDNSVYILGNFNPHSSDGGVTNLLEEFDETILGGAFGFNDFYGGNRETLNTDTFANLSADHWRPVEVLSDSMSILSNSFRDGAISDMVTIRDGQAANMTSYTNQTRPDLNGDRPLANWWVQEDPDDPNSPLWIDRNGVYYWTGNAANTVRPFYDQFTTDDTADRGWIEHNDGNNRGNNVQVPVQDDIYVNAIFVSGIVPRRPRQGYGGLHNYPRFLEDWVDKNVNIQGAFLQLNFSTAGTGPYEQEAFEPGQNTVNREDIDYYEAPNRRWGYDVGLLYVPPSAAARRFVSLGNARSEYYREIPADDPYIEQLKCAVDTDGDVVLTNANGDPLFDCP; encoded by the coding sequence ATGATGCCTAATCGTCACACCTCCCGGAAATCGAGTCGCGCCCAGCGCTTGTTTAAGCAATTTATGAAGGGCGTTTTTCGTTCGCTTTGGTGGTTTAGCGGGCGGCGACACCGCTCCACGGCCCGAGCGGGCTTTGTCTTTCCGACGACGTTGTTGCTGTTGTTAATGGTGACGCTGACCGCGACCGCGCTCACCTATCGCACGTTTAGCCGCAGCAGCCAGGTTATCACCCAGCGCCAACAGCAAGTTGTTTACAATGCGGCGACGCCTGCAATTGATCGGGCGAGAGCAAAAATCGAATTTCTTTTTCAGCAAGACAACCGCATTCCCAGCGGGGTGCCGCCGAGCGATCGCCTTTCCGATATGTTGCTGCCCGAAGGCTCTCGGGTTTTGCTCAACGAAGACGAAGATCCCCCAGTGCCGTTGGTCGCTAACCTCTCTGCGGTTGATGGCGATCCGCTTGAAGATCCTTACACGTTGCCAGGTGAAGATCGTCTTGACATCAACCGCGATGGCACCTTAGACAACGCTTGGATCTTCGACTCTGGGCAAGATGTAGACGGCGACGGCATCAACGAAAAAGTTATTTATTCATTAATCCTGGATGACCAGGGGCCGGGCGCGACCCCGTTTGATGATGACGATGCTGTTTTCATGACGGATGCCGATGACGCAGCTAAGGCAGAAGCCCTGGTGACTCGGACTGGGCCGCTGGCTACTACAGAGGCGACTCCTTTATGTAAAGCAGCGATCGCTGAAGGCGGTTGGCAAATTGTGTCGGCTGGCGATAACGCCAACCTGCAAAAGAACTTTCAGGTCAACGCTTTGGTCGTGCCCAGTCGCGGGCGGACTCAAAGCATCGAAACCTTGGAATTTCAGCAGTCCCGCATTGCCGCTAGAGCCAATAAGTGGGGCGCTTGGTTCCGTTACGACCTCGAACTGCACCCTGGTCAACCCTTCAACTGGAATGGGGCGATGCACGCCGACGGCAACATTGTGCTAAATGGCCGCATCGAGCCTTTCATGGTGAGTTCAGAAAAATCTTGTGTCTACAGTCAAGAATCATCAGAAATCACCCTCGGTGAATTTAATAATGACGGCGTTGATGGCATTTTGGTGGGCGACCCCAACGCAGCTGAAGCGGGTACCCTGGGAGACTTTCAGGGGCAGGCAATCATCGCTTCCACACGTGACAACGCTTACACTGGCGCCAGTATACCGGTGCATATCTTCTCCACTGATGATGATCCGCCCAATAGACAAAACCTGACTCAAAATAACGACTCAGTGAACGGCGGGTTGCCCTCAGAGGTGGCCATGAATCCGCTGATTTTGTTCGCCCAAGACCAAGAATCACACGTCGACCCCACTACTTGGACCCGCCCTGGGGCTTGGGAAAACAGTAATTTCGTGAATGGTGCACGCATTATTAACGATTCTGTTTCCCGACCGTTTGTAGACGACTTCTTTCGGGCCGACGATCGCTGGGGACCAAAACCTCGCTACGATGCCACCGACCCCACGCTAGACATCACCACGTTGCCAAACATTTCGATTGGGGATGATATTGAAGACACGACGAATACCGACTACGATGCCGCCACTGACGCCAGACTGACCAATTCGGTTGATGGTTTAGACGGCTATTGGGAGCGTCAGGCCGTCCGAACGGGGATGCGAATCGTCGTGGGACAACGGCTGGAACTGGGAAATGCCAACGGCTGGGGCTATGACCCGACTCCTGAGTATGCCGCTTATACGCTACCAGCAGCTTCGGTAGGCGACCCTCTATACCCGCCCAAAGATCTTGACTACACGGCCAACACTCGGATTGGCGGGCCTAATGAGCAGCTCCACCGCAAGTCACTGCGCGATAACCTGGCCGCTGTGCAGGGCATGGTGGTCTACCACTACCAAATCAACGATGGCAGGTTTCCGGCGGCTTGTATGGCGGCTACCGCCCACCCCGGTACAGAACAAACCATCATCAACAGCCGCACTTTTAACAACTACCCCGTATCGGGCGAGTTAAAGGCCGATTTCTTTACGGGTAACGGCACTAACGGTTTGGAGTTTGGATTTCCCGCTGACTATGACACCGAAGATGAATTTAAGACGCAGTTAGATGAGGATGACCCGCTCGGCAAAGCACTGCGTAATTGGGCTTACTTTGCTGGCGATCCCCTAGGTGGTGCGCCTTCGTTCAGTCCTGTGCAAGAAACCACCACCACTGAGGAGGTGGACGATCCGGACTCGACAGACCCTGCCGATACCATTACGGTCACTAACTACGGCCAAGTGCATCCGGCTCCTTACATGAGCATGTGGGGCGATGCGTCAAACCTGCGCCGCATTTTTGATGACTACCTCGATAACACAACCACGACTTTCACCTACGACGATCTCAGCGTGGCTGACAAAACGACGCTACATAGTGCTGCCTGCACGATTAGCCTATTGGCTTACAACGTCGATACAGCCATCGCCGAGTACGAGTCTGTGGCAGGGGAGAATCTTACGGACGTTGGAGAGCAATTCTGGAAATTCATAAACCCTGGTAGTCCTGATGATCTGAGTGATCTTGTAGGCGCAACTTACGACACTTTCCCAGCCACTCATCCGCTGTATCCTAATGAGCCAATTATCTTGACACCAGGGATTCCAGAAAGAGATGACTGGGTCGATCCTAATCACACTGGGACAACGGGTAACACCTGTATCGACGTTGCTGATACAGATTCCGAAGATTTTGAAGAGGGCTGCGATGAAAGAGATTACTACGACCAGTTCACTCCAGAAGATTTCATTCGGGCTTACATAGCCAAGAACAGCAACAATGCGACTCGCCTGGCTACGGCTTTAACCGATGTTCAAAAAATTCAGAGCTTTATTGGCGGCTACCAAATTCTGAGAGACAGAGCATTAGGATTTGTTCGCGGCCCCATTCCGTCAGGTCTTGGTTTAGAGCCAGGAGACCAGGTGCAGTGGGATGCCAATGAATCAGTCACGTTACCTGGCGATGCTGCTCAAACCAGAGACAAGAAGTATTCCTCAACTTGTGACCCGGACATCTTTACCGGGATTGGTGGTTCAGGAGTTGGTAAAGCAACTAAGAAAATTGGTCTAGCAGTAGCGTTCTGCTCAACTAAGCTTGACACCAAATATCCCTCGCTGTACTACCTCTTCCCGCTCGTTGATCATGGCCATGGGGGGGCTAACTCCGGTGGCTTTGACCATACCCAACCGGCTGGGGCAGAAGAGTACATTGATAACGAGTACGTCAGAGACACTAACGATGGCGCAGATCGTTACAAAATTATCGATACCGGCACTCCGGCTAGTGGAGCTGATCCTGAAGTGCCAGCTGTCCCCCAAGACGTCAGTGACATTGCTGCCGCTCCGGTCGATGTAGTGGGCAATTGGGTACTTCCGATTGATACCACCGTCCAAACCGAACTCAACGATCCGGATGCTCAGCCCTTCCGCATTAGCTTGGGTGCCATAGGCTACGATGTGCCCTTCCTTGATAAAGGAATGTTCGATGGCCGCGAATTGCTCAATATTCGCGTCTTGGATATCGACTTAGAGGCTTTGATCGGCAACACCACAGATGGTGGCGACTACTGGCTCTCGGCTGATATCACCAATCGAGCCGAAGGCGTTGTCTACGCCTTCCGCGAAGATGCCGTCCGCGAAGACGAAATTGTCCGGGCCCAAGCCTCGGGCGTCACCTTTACGGACTGTATGGAGGCCGATACCGGTGAAGACCTGATCTTTGCCCTCGAACGAGAGCCTGCTTGTTTGATGAACTTTGCTGAGGAGGCCCAAGATCCGCCCCTTACCGATGAGGGCATTAGCCTCAAACCCGTCGATTTCATTCCCGATGGTGATCGGCGTTCCTATGGTTTCCGCCTTCGCACCCTCAGCGGTGATCCGGCTGACTTTAGCGGCGGCGACCCAGATGCCGATGATGCTCGCAGAGTCGGTATGACCTTTGTGACCGACAATAGCGTCTACATCTTGGGCAACTTTAACCCCCACAGCAGCGATGGCGGCGTCACTAACTTGCTAGAAGAGTTTGACGAAACTATCTTGGGCGGGGCGTTTGGTTTCAACGATTTCTACGGTGGCAATCGTGAAACCCTCAATACCGACACTTTCGCTAACTTAAGTGCCGACCATTGGCGCCCCGTTGAGGTGTTGTCAGACTCTATGAGCATCTTGTCCAACAGTTTTAGAGACGGGGCGATTTCGGACATGGTGACGATCAGAGATGGTCAGGCAGCCAATATGACCTCTTACACCAATCAGACCCGTCCCGACTTGAATGGCGATCGGCCCCTTGCCAACTGGTGGGTGCAAGAAGACCCTGACGATCCGAATTCACCCTTGTGGATTGATCGCAACGGCGTTTACTACTGGACGGGAAATGCTGCCAATACGGTCAGGCCCTTTTATGACCAATTCACCACCGACGACACCGCCGACCGCGGCTGGATCGAGCACAACGATGGCAACAACCGGGGCAATAACGTGCAGGTACCCGTTCAAGACGATATCTACGTCAACGCGATCTTCGTCAGCGGCATCGTACCCCGGCGTCCGAGACAAGGCTATGGCGGCTTGCATAACTATCCCCGCTTCTTAGAAGACTGGGTCGACAAGAATGTCAACATTCAGGGGGCGTTCCTCCAGCTCAACTTCTCAACCGCAGGAACTGGGCCTTATGAGCAAGAAGCCTTCGAACCGGGTCAAAATACGGTCAACCGAGAGGATATTGATTATTACGAGGCTCCTAATCGACGTTGGGGCTATGATGTGGGCCTTTTGTATGTGCCGCCGTCGGCAGCAGCCCGCCGCTTTGTCAGCCTGGGCAATGCCCGCAGCGAGTACTATCGCGAGATTCCGGCTGATGACCCCTACATCGAGCAACTGAAATGTGCTGTCGATACGGACGGTGACGTGGTGTTGACCAATGCCAATGGTGACCCACTGTTTGACTGCCCATAG
- a CDS encoding pilus assembly FimT family protein — translation MFLLSSKHKPSEAGFTILEVLVVVIIVGILAAIAAPSWLAYATRQRVRAVESDLVQVLKQAQQDAIAQRTQVTVRIDEAETLPTVTTVVGPIAAGADIATVDGFEERLGPNELRDGMITLDASSPSVAPGGDPEATTAITFDYQGMVRLGPANTTAQELPFVVKINPANNDGIQSCAVVTTILGGVMSFEDDTCDNDAAAWQDVL, via the coding sequence ATGTTTCTCCTGTCGTCCAAACACAAGCCATCAGAAGCCGGATTCACAATCCTAGAAGTCTTGGTGGTGGTTATTATTGTCGGGATCTTGGCCGCGATCGCGGCCCCCAGTTGGCTAGCCTACGCCACCCGCCAGCGCGTCCGCGCTGTTGAATCCGACCTTGTGCAAGTGCTTAAACAGGCTCAGCAAGACGCGATCGCTCAGCGCACTCAGGTCACCGTCCGCATTGACGAAGCCGAGACGTTGCCCACTGTCACCACAGTGGTTGGGCCGATTGCGGCAGGTGCAGATATTGCCACAGTTGATGGCTTTGAAGAAAGGCTTGGCCCTAATGAGCTACGGGACGGCATGATTACTCTAGATGCCAGCTCTCCCTCTGTGGCACCGGGCGGCGACCCCGAAGCGACCACCGCCATAACCTTTGACTATCAGGGCATGGTGAGACTAGGGCCAGCCAATACCACCGCCCAAGAATTACCCTTTGTCGTTAAAATCAATCCTGCCAATAATGACGGCATTCAGTCCTGTGCCGTGGTCACGACGATACTCGGTGGAGTCATGTCCTTTGAAGATGATACTTGCGACAATGATGCCGCCGCTTGGCAAGATGTCTTATAA
- a CDS encoding DUF6761 family protein translates to MLQDAKSVRYYQRITDALVDHWNRGYRTDELRLFFEGYISALRHADALEPYLIHRLEDEVMRFLLDPSNFYEPETELDRDYY, encoded by the coding sequence ATGCTTCAAGATGCCAAATCGGTTCGGTACTATCAGCGCATTACGGATGCCCTGGTAGACCACTGGAATCGGGGTTATCGCACCGACGAATTGCGCCTCTTCTTTGAAGGGTATATTTCCGCATTGCGTCATGCTGATGCCTTAGAGCCCTATCTTATCCATCGGCTAGAAGACGAAGTGATGCGCTTTTTGCTCGATCCATCGAATTTCTATGAGCCGGAAACCGAGCTCGATCGCGACTATTACTAG
- the folP gene encoding dihydropteroate synthase — protein sequence MTTAAMPVWMLRDRNFHWGDRTHVMGVLNVTPDSFSDGGQFETLPQAIAQAAALCRAGVDILDIGGQSTRPGAAQISIEAEQQRVIPVIEAIRASDDPQLSQVVISVDTTQAAVARAAVRAGADLVNDISGGTFDAAMFSTVADLGVPIILMHIRGTPTTMQQHTDYADLIGEIYDFLERQIETAQAAGVGHHQIAIDPGIGFAKTYPQNLEILRQIPVLRQLHCPILIGPSRKSFIGWLLNQPDPQQRVWGTAAACCAAIAGGADIIRVHDGDEMVQVAKVADAIWRQRLPDDCSPTT from the coding sequence ATGACGACTGCTGCAATGCCCGTTTGGATGCTCCGCGATCGCAATTTTCATTGGGGCGATCGCACCCATGTGATGGGCGTGCTCAACGTCACCCCCGATAGCTTTAGCGACGGCGGGCAGTTTGAGACCCTGCCGCAGGCGATCGCCCAAGCCGCAGCCCTCTGCCGAGCTGGCGTCGATATTTTAGATATTGGTGGCCAGTCCACCCGTCCTGGTGCGGCGCAAATTTCCATCGAAGCCGAGCAGCAGCGGGTGATCCCGGTGATTGAGGCCATCCGCGCCAGTGATGATCCCCAGCTATCGCAAGTGGTGATTTCGGTCGATACCACCCAAGCCGCAGTGGCACGAGCCGCAGTGCGGGCGGGCGCTGACTTGGTCAACGACATTTCCGGTGGCACGTTCGATGCGGCCATGTTCTCCACCGTGGCCGACCTTGGGGTACCCATTATTCTGATGCACATTCGCGGTACTCCCACCACAATGCAGCAGCACACTGACTATGCCGATCTCATCGGCGAAATCTATGACTTTTTAGAACGTCAGATCGAGACCGCCCAAGCCGCTGGGGTCGGTCATCATCAAATTGCGATCGATCCCGGCATCGGATTCGCCAAAACCTATCCACAAAACCTAGAAATTCTCCGACAAATTCCCGTCTTACGGCAACTGCACTGCCCGATTTTGATTGGCCCCTCGCGCAAGAGCTTTATTGGCTGGCTGCTCAACCAACCCGATCCGCAACAGCGGGTGTGGGGCACGGCGGCCGCCTGCTGCGCCGCGATCGCTGGCGGTGCTGATATCATTCGCGTCCACGACGGCGACGAAATGGTGCAAGTTGCTAAAGTCGCCGACGCCATTTGGCGACAGCGACTCCCGGACGATTGTTCTCCGACAACCTAA
- a CDS encoding PilW family protein codes for MFFKSAKRHLHRLCAPTPPSQQCGFTLIELLVSIIVGAIIVSSMLFLVLELLKVSKREEVLTITQQDMRRALAYMASDVGEADYVYADPAQVTRIATEVEGDPRWPAGATPVLAFWRLDPIDMGDLPANPAPYNENDPDGCIAEFDGDRESECSTLKIRQSAYSLVIYLIAENDETGIWEGPARIIRYELPKYSDVEELLQTVGYDDPSIDNPNADDGSFADWVVINGPPEGNAQVLTDHVDLTDAAADWVDCPDVGAYLRVPEIDNTQDPLNSFYVCARIGDDIDQIDGQDVRVGSLSQSLIINLTGNIEQSPATAASSESSKLPALQSEVLVRGVIEKRVTGD; via the coding sequence ATGTTTTTCAAATCCGCTAAACGCCATCTGCATAGACTGTGTGCCCCGACTCCCCCGAGTCAACAATGCGGCTTCACCCTGATTGAGTTGCTCGTGTCGATTATCGTAGGGGCAATCATTGTTTCGTCGATGCTCTTTTTAGTGCTTGAGCTCCTCAAAGTGAGTAAGCGCGAAGAAGTGTTGACCATAACGCAACAAGACATGCGTCGAGCTTTGGCATATATGGCAAGTGATGTGGGCGAAGCGGATTATGTATATGCTGATCCGGCACAAGTTACTAGGATTGCCACTGAAGTGGAGGGCGATCCCAGATGGCCAGCAGGGGCTACTCCGGTCCTCGCGTTTTGGCGACTCGACCCGATTGATATGGGTGATTTACCCGCCAATCCCGCCCCTTACAACGAAAATGACCCAGACGGTTGCATTGCCGAGTTTGACGGAGATAGAGAGAGCGAATGCAGCACATTAAAGATTCGCCAGAGCGCCTACAGCCTAGTGATTTATCTGATTGCGGAAAACGACGAGACGGGAATCTGGGAAGGGCCAGCTCGCATTATTCGCTATGAGTTGCCTAAATACAGCGACGTAGAAGAACTGTTGCAAACGGTTGGCTACGATGACCCCAGTATTGATAATCCCAATGCTGACGATGGCTCATTTGCCGACTGGGTCGTCATCAACGGGCCACCTGAAGGCAATGCTCAGGTACTCACTGATCATGTCGATTTAACTGATGCTGCAGCTGATTGGGTAGATTGCCCGGATGTAGGCGCATATCTTCGAGTGCCAGAAATCGACAATACTCAAGATCCGCTCAATAGCTTTTATGTCTGCGCTCGCATCGGCGATGACATTGATCAGATTGACGGACAAGATGTACGGGTAGGTAGTCTCAGTCAAAGCTTGATTATTAACCTAACCGGCAATATCGAACAAAGTCCAGCGACTGCCGCTTCGAGTGAATCCAGTAAGTTGCCAGCTCTGCAATCAGAGGTCCTGGTTCGAGGCGTTATCGAAAAACGCGTTACCGGCGACTGA
- a CDS encoding PulJ/GspJ family protein, giving the protein MNIPWARRHFRPIHRPPVMPLNGLTANQASVAGLTLLECLAAIVVVGMIGAAITPVLVLSVATRVQSQKAEQALAVAQGEIDRVRVILEQGGDRADALRDLDPAATSPPPANPLPTAAGSTITEVPAPTAPAVPILPADVSADFDQPTQTIAVFVDPTDDPTDPDDADFAVQRFRVEAPDVERGFYIGVRVYDYQAIVDGDNLGINEGSLGLTSSQGERVRAPMAALYSTAFVTAEGTAFCNYIDFDDAAGGTTTADDDKPLGCE; this is encoded by the coding sequence ATGAACATACCTTGGGCTCGACGACATTTCCGCCCAATACATCGACCACCAGTGATGCCCTTAAACGGGTTAACCGCCAATCAAGCGAGCGTAGCTGGGCTAACGCTATTGGAGTGTTTAGCTGCCATTGTGGTGGTCGGCATGATTGGGGCTGCCATCACGCCAGTGTTGGTGTTATCGGTAGCGACACGGGTGCAAAGTCAAAAAGCTGAACAGGCACTTGCTGTGGCGCAGGGAGAAATTGACCGCGTCCGAGTCATCCTCGAACAAGGGGGCGATCGTGCCGATGCCTTGAGAGATTTAGACCCAGCGGCGACCTCTCCTCCCCCGGCCAATCCCTTGCCCACAGCAGCAGGGTCTACCATCACTGAGGTGCCAGCCCCGACCGCTCCCGCCGTGCCAATTTTGCCTGCCGATGTCAGCGCTGATTTTGATCAGCCAACTCAAACAATTGCTGTGTTTGTCGACCCCACTGATGACCCCACCGATCCAGATGATGCCGACTTTGCGGTTCAGCGGTTCCGCGTAGAAGCCCCGGATGTGGAGCGGGGGTTTTACATCGGCGTTCGCGTCTATGACTATCAAGCCATTGTCGACGGCGACAATCTCGGCATCAATGAAGGTTCTTTGGGCTTGACCAGCAGTCAGGGAGAGCGTGTGAGAGCGCCCATGGCCGCGTTATACTCCACGGCCTTCGTTACCGCTGAGGGGACAGCTTTTTGCAATTACATTGATTTCGATGATGCAGCTGGGGGCACAACGACAGCAGATGATGATAAGCCCCTTGGCTGCGAATAA